A region of Rhodamnia argentea isolate NSW1041297 chromosome 9, ASM2092103v1, whole genome shotgun sequence DNA encodes the following proteins:
- the LOC115737032 gene encoding uncharacterized protein LOC115737032: MRGLKIESTWKLVMVLGLALVALSEVRAVHGAQLSPTQCKEERRLAVNMCKPIVFGQPPPPGCCERVRLSHYQCVCPIFTPRVANLITVNKAIKLFQSCGRRVPHNFKCGSLYFP; encoded by the exons ATGAGAGGCCTAAAGATCGAGAGTACATGGAAATTGGTGATGGTTCTGGGTTTAGCCCTGGTGGCTCTGAGCGAGGTCAGGGCGGTTCACGGGGCCCAGCTGAGCCCGACCCAGTGCAAGGAGGAGAGGCGGCTCGCCGTCAACATGTGCAAGCCGATAGTGTTCGGGCAGCCCCCGCCGCCGGGGTGCTGCGAGCGCGTGAGGCTGAGCCACTACCAGTGCGTGTGCCCGATATTCACCCCGCGCGTGGCCAATCTCATCACGGTGAACAAGGCCATCAAGCTCTTCCAGAGCTGCGGGCGTAGGGTCCCTCACAATTTCAAATGCGGAA GTCTGTATTTCCCGTGA